A window of the Capricornis sumatraensis isolate serow.1 chromosome 9, serow.2, whole genome shotgun sequence genome harbors these coding sequences:
- the DNASE2 gene encoding deoxyribonuclease-2-alpha, with amino-acid sequence MATLSSLLLTALLWVPVGTLTCYGDSGKPVDWFVVYKLPAHTGSGDATQNGLRYKYFDEYSEDWRDGVGFISSTTGAVGRSLLPLYRNNSQLTFVLYNDQPPESRESKDSSSRGHTKGVLLLDQEGGFWLIHSVPNFPPHASSAAYSWPPGAQKYGQTLICVSFPLTQFLDISKQLTYTYPLVYDHRLEGDFAQKFPYLEEVVKGHHVRQGPWNSSVTLTSKKGATFQSFAKFGNFGDDLYSGWLAEALGSTLQVQFWQRSSGILPSNCSRAQHVFDVTQTAFPGPAGPAFNATEDHSKWCVTPKGPWACVGDMNRNQREEHRGGGTLCAQMLWKAFKPLVKAWEPCENKSRAFSLGSPAGHIRAKVQGPVWT; translated from the exons CGGGGAAGCCTGTGGACTG GTTCGTCGTTTACAAGCTGCCGGCCCACACAGGGTCGGGAGATGCGACGCAGAACGGGCTGCGGTACAAGTACTTTGACGAATACTCAGAGGACTGGCGCGACGGCGTGGGGTTCATCAGTAGCACCACCGGCGCTGTGGGCCGCAGCCTGCTGCCGCTGTACCGAAACAACAGCCAG CTCACCTTTGTGCTCTACAATGACCAACCGCCTGAATCCCGCGAGTCTAAGGACTCTTCCAGTCGTGGGCACACGAAAG GTGTGCTGCTCCTGGACCAAGAAGGGGGCTTCTGGTTGATCCACAGCGTTCCGAACTTCCCTCCACATGCCTCCTCTGCTGCGTACAGCTGGCCTCCTGGTGCCCAAAAATATGGGCAGACCCTGATCTGTGTATCTTTTCCTCTCACCCAGTTTCTGGATATCA gCAAACAGCTGACCTATACCTACCCGCTGGTGTATGACCACAGGCTGGAAGGGGACTTCGCCCAGAAATTCCCCTACCTGGAGGAGGTAGTCAAGGGCCATCACGTTCGCCAGGGACCGTGGAACAGCAGTGTAACACTCACATCAAAGAAAGGAGCCACATTCCAGAGCTTTGCCAAATTTGGAAACTTTGGAGATG ACCTGTACTCTGGCTGGCTGGCGGAAGCCCTTGGCAGTACCCTGCAGGTCCAATTCTGGCAGAGATCTTCCGGTATCCTGCCCTCCAACTGCTCCAGGGCCCAGCATGTATTTGACGTGACTCAGACAGCCTTCCCTGGGCCAGCTGGGCCAGCCTTCAATGCCACAGAAGACCATTCCAAGTGGTGTGTAACCCCAAAAGGGCCCTGGGCCTGTGTGGGTGACATGAATCGGAACCAAAGAGAGGAGCACCGGGGTGGGGGCACTCTGTGTGCCCAGATGCTCTGGAAGGCCTTCAAGCCTCTGGTGAAGGCCTGGGAGCCCTGTGAAAACAAGAGCAGGGCCTTCTCTCTAGGAAGCCCAGCAGGACATATAAGAGCTAAGGTTCAGGGGCCAgtgtggacttga